In Monodelphis domestica isolate mMonDom1 chromosome 4, mMonDom1.pri, whole genome shotgun sequence, one DNA window encodes the following:
- the RAB42 gene encoding ras-related protein Rab-42, with product MTREYQLASSQHQFRILLLGDADVGKTSLLQRYIEGDFGADPPPSSTVGVEFYSQMLQLASGPRIKLQFWDTAGDERYRSITRSFYRNTVGVLLVFDVTNRKSFNHVEDWYQEVASVQGSDKVVFLLVGHKCDLQQARQVSTQEAETLAAVWGMSFLETSAKTNSNVTLAFETLVHEIQQSLQRGEIKVDGSWGGVRVIHRAQPPLNPRRKKPSGQCQC from the exons ATGACCAGGGAGTACCAGCTGGCGTCCAGCCAGCACCAGTTCCGCATCCTGCTGCTGGGGGACGCGGACGTAGGCAAGACTTCGCTTCTGCAGCGCTACATCGAGGGAGACTTTGGGGCTGATCCGCCCCCCAGCTCCACCGTTGGCGTGGAGTTCTACAGCCAGATGCTGCAGCTGGCCTCGGGTCCGAGGATCAAACTGCAGTTCTGGGACACTGCAGGGGACGAGCGCTACAG AAGCATCACTCGGTCCTTCTACCGGAATACTGTGGGTGTCCTGCTAGTCTTTGATGTGACCAACAGGAAGTCCTTTAACCATGTAGAAGACTGGTACCAGGAGGTGGCATCTGTGCAGGGCTCAGACAAGGTGGTCTTCTTGCTGGTTGGCCACAAGTGTGACTTACAGCAGGCTCGTCAGGTGTCAACCCAGGAAGCAGAAACTTTAGCGGCAGTTTGGGGCATGTCGTTCCTGGAGACCTCAGCCAAGACCAACAGCAATGTGACTCTGGCTTTCGAGACCCTTGTCCATGAAATCCAGCAGTCCCTCCAGAGGGGGGAGATTAAAGTGGATGGATCCTGGGGAGGAGTCAGGGTCATTCACAGAGCGCAGCCTCCCCTCAACCCGAGGAGAAAAAAGCCATCTGGGCAATGTCAGTGTTGA